Proteins from a genomic interval of Ptychodera flava strain L36383 chromosome 7, AS_Pfla_20210202, whole genome shotgun sequence:
- the LOC139136582 gene encoding MFS-type transporter SLC18B1-like: MVEGGNGDIGRESGSLVEKSTEINQKKEQEENEEIEKEKPTIKAMSTKLKVLLAGLCISRYFYYTAYSMIAPFFPDEAIRHGVSDTVIGFIFSSYAATCVILSPLSGRLVPKLGARFAYLFGMFGAGLTTLSYGFLDKVAPDEYELFTALAFIIRIAEASFCIISINASMAIIFHQYPVHMQGFVLGITMMFFGAGLTSGPLIGGILYDVGGYELPFYVIGACIMLTVPLNYFVVDKEIDALKEQGSIVELFKTAPGIVIPSIARMNTGIVNSFVLPILSLYLTSTYAIQSKTLEGFIFSILTFGYGVGSPVWGWLGDKPRLLRWSILAGLILVTVSVFFMGPCPWFHIPPYLWLLCVTLFLTGFGTAVGVIIMVDLMEKAKSSGMEDNLALGAMVSGVYYCVYFIGTAIGPILGGVFYELYGFAWTTTAAGFISILTCLLYGGFMVRETHLARKRQEYSDLEKNGVQLSEFPANNEKIPLSQSYPQYTQN; this comes from the exons ATGGTTGAAGGAGGTAATGGCGATATCGGAAGAGAGAGCGGTTCGCTGGTCGAAAAAAGCACAGAGATAAATCAGAAAAAAGAACAAGAAGAAAATGAagagattgaaaaagaaaagccgacaataAAAGCTATGTCCACAAAACTGAAAGTCTTGCTAGCTGGACTTTGTATCAGTAGATATTTCTATTACACAGCTTATTCAATGATCGCGCCTTTTTTTCCAGATGAG GCTATTAGACACGGTGTATCTGACACTGTCATTGGTTTTATATTCAGTAGTTATGCTGCTACCTGTGTGATTTTATCGCCTCTATCTGGAAGATTG GTTCCGAAACTCGGGGCGCGGTTCGCCTATCTATTCGGAATGTTCGGTGCTGGATTAACTACACTGTCATACGG GTTTCTTGACAAAGTTGCCCCCGACGAGTATGAATTGTTCACTGCACTGGCTTTTATTATTCGTATAGCCGAAGCCTCTTTTTGTATAATCAGCATCAATGCGTCCATGGCAATTATTTTCCATCAATATCCTGTCCATATGCAAGGATTCGTCTTG GGAATAACGATGATGTTCTTTGGCGCGGGATTAACAAGCGGACCTTTGATTGGTGGAATTTTGTATGAC GTTGGTGGTTATGAATTACCATTTTACGTGATAGGAGCCTGCATTATGCTGACCGTACCTCTGAACTACTTTGTTGTGGACAAAGAAATAG ACGCTCTGAAAGAACAAGGTTCAATTGTTGAACTTTTCAAAACAGCTCCAGGAATTGTCATTCCATCGATAGCCAGAATGAACACGGGAATAGTAAATTCCTTTGTTCTGCCAATATTGTCACTCTACCTCACATCAACG TATGCCATTCAGAGCAAAACATTGGaaggttttatattttcaatattgacTTTTGGCTATGGTGTGGGATCACCAGTATGGGGCTGGCTTGGCGATAAACCA CGTTTGTTGCGATGGTCCATACTTGCTGGTTTAATCTTAGTCACTGTATCCGTGTTCTTCATGGGTCCCTGTCCTTGGTTTCACATTCCACC ATATTTGTGGTTGCTCTGTGTGACTCTGTTCCTGACTGGATTCGGTACTGCAGTGGGTGTCATCATAATGGTGGATCTTATGGAAAAAGCCAA GTCATCTGGTATGGAGGACAACTTAGCTCTTGGTGCCATGGTTTCAGGTGTTTACTATTGCGTGTATTTCATCGG TACTGCCATTGGTCCGATACTTGGCGGTGTATTCTATGAATTGTACGGGTTTGCATGGACCACAACAGCTGCCGGATTTATCAGCATTCTAACCTGTCTACTTTACGGTGGCTTTATGGTGAGAGAAACACACTTGGCAAGAAAGAGACAGGAATACTCCGACCTTGAGAAGAATGGCGTTCAACTCAGCGAGTTTCCAGCCAACAATGAGAAGATACCACTCAGTCAAAGCTATCCACAGTACACGCAAAACTAA